One genomic region from Tripterygium wilfordii isolate XIE 37 chromosome 20, ASM1340144v1, whole genome shotgun sequence encodes:
- the LOC119987390 gene encoding uncharacterized protein LOC119987390, with the protein MTIGEYYTKLKSLWDKRDALCPLPPCSGDIAKTLHQYQQTQRTIKFLMGLNEVYAAARGQILLMDPLPPANKVFSLVNQDEKQRVISSQGLGKAPEAAAFTARERFNHTGKAPLSHLSTIRCHRCHLTGHSTENCRAHLKCDYCGHKGHTIDICRKLKRANSHGDKSNHLNTNSHSRSKAYHVSFQPDNTDSTPPSYNLTADQYHDLLALIDQNKVGNMASQVNAATTMSNVSGPTIGGDDWDGN; encoded by the exons ATGACCATTGGTGAATACTACACCAAGCTCAAAAGTCTCTGGGACAAACGAGATGCACTTTGTCCTCTACCACCTTGTAGTGGGGATATTGCCAAGACTCTACATCAATACCAACAGACACAACGTACCATCAAGTTCCTTATGGGACTCAATGAGGTTTATGCAGCAGCACGTGGTCAAATTCTTCTCATGGATCCACTACCTCCTGCTAACAAAGTGTTCTCTCTTGTCAATCAAGACGAAAAACAACGAGTCATCTCCTCACAAGGTCTGGGTAAAGCACCAGAGGCAGCAGCTTTCACCGCTAGAGAAAGGTTCAATCATACAGGGAAAGCTCCTTTGTCCCACCTCTCCACTATCCGTTGCCATCGTTGCCACCTTACTGGTCACTCCACTGAAAACTGTCGGGCACACTTAAAATGTGACTACTGCGGACACAAAGGTCACACAATCGATATTTGCCGCAAGCTTAAGAGGGCCAACTCTCACGGTGATAAGAGTAATCATTTGAACACAAACTCTCATTCTCGTTCAAAGGCTTATCATGTAAGTTTTCAACCAGACAATACTGATAGCACACCACCTTCCTACAACCTCACGGCAGATCAATATCATGATCTCCTTGCTCTTATTGATCAAAACAAAGTAGGAAACATGGCTAGTCAAGTGAATGCGGCAACTACAATGAGCAACGTTTCAG GACCAACGATCGGGGGagatgattgggatgggaaCTGA